The Malus sylvestris chromosome 3, drMalSylv7.2, whole genome shotgun sequence genomic sequence gatgtgtggtgctagggagttgttggacgaactccaggtgagtgggcagttttgttttccgtatatatatatacttgacgtttcccagaaattgaattgaaatgaaaatatgtttaaaatgaaatgcatatgagttatgtggaaaaacgggaagtgaaataccatgcatagaattgatatgaaaagtatatagaaatgtgagttgaaatgccatgcatgaattaatatatgatgcatatgtatgaattggtgcggtggacgcacaggtaagaattgatttatgatgaatatgtatgaattggtgcggtggacgcacaggtaagaattgatttatgatgcatatgtatgaattggtgcggtggacgcacaggtaagaattgatttatgatgcatatgtatgaaatggtgcggtggacgcacatatgagtatttaattactgttatgatgatgatgatatatattgagctcaaatcctgcaccatggtttagtgcttatagtattcaccgcatcgtacgctcgccttggatccaagtagatgctagtcgtacagtccacgcggagtgggtacgacagaccagtcgcgagagtgttagtgagattccgactggtgggtgaccttagattatgtgcacagatgatttatgagaagcactagagcgtaacttgtgtgcagaaggccggacgggtcacagaggtgactccggtagagtgataatgatagattttgagctctaggttcaaccgtacagggctattagagggcctacggttgattactttcttgcacctgatatgattatgttgatgcattcataccttattactgttgagatgatgtggcatggcataattaatatgagaaatgttgagatgacatggcatggcatgattgataaagagataatgttgagatagtaaaaatgaagtttgagaatatatatgtatatttatattttacatttctgggaaagtatacaggttttacggagaggggttacaacgttttgagaaatgtttggatttggaaaaagaattgttttactgacccactcaattttggttttgcgcccttccaggttcaggaatcacaaatgtgtggtgactacgaggaattcgacggtgttctgacagattggacaaaattaggactcacattcgggtgtatcaacttataaattgtatcttaaagcttccgtactgtgcaaatggttacgtcactctcacgtgacggccagcatgccctccttcgggacggggtgtgtcactaaTTGTATTaatgtttttgtacattttaccctatattatgcaagtgagtttatgttaattttagtactttgttggaagttattagaaagattgaaaaaaaaaaagaatagatggaaaattaaaaaaaaataaattaacaattgggtgcaaattgactaattatgagagttgatgggggaaattggccaaattaaagttgaggggggaaattgactaattatgagagttgatgggggaaattggccaaattaaagttgaggggggaaattgactaattatgagagttgaagggggaaattggccaaaattaaagttgaggggggaaattggccaatagtcacaagttcaggagggaaattgatgaatacctctaaattgaatgctagattaaaaaatcaattaaatcgAATTCACATGTAAGAGCAACATTTTTTTCCATCATTATAAAATGATGGAGAATAGAGAGAGAagtcattttatttttagcatAAAAAAGTATACATTAAATAATAAGGTATCAAAATTGAGTGAGCTATTTAAACTACATACGTTAAAATAAGCAATTAAAGCATGAAGTTACAAAAAAACCTCCCTGGACTACAGGTTGTTAAGCCGTGTGGCTCCGCCCTTGCCACTGGGCTCCTGCAATGATTTCGTGTTTGTATCTATTAATAGTTATTGTGACTTGCATCTCTGGAACCCATCAACAAGATTTGTATGCAAAATACCGAACCCCAATTTTATGGGAAGATAAAAGACTCTACGACAATGGCGGAGCCACCCACAAGGCTTAGGTGGGTTGTAGCTCAGGAAGGTTTTCTGTATAGTGCTATTCatgcactcatttttactttttacatatctttctcaattttctattatcggattgaatgaattaaagatgattaattgtaaaaaaataataatggtgTGCTGGATGTAAAAATAGATGTGTGGACAACACTATTCTTTTGTAAACTCATGCTTATAGCCCACTCAATTTCAATACAGATTATTGTTTATTGTATATTTAGTAGAGGATATGTAGTAAATAATACGTTTTatgctaaaaattaaaaattaattctaTCTCCCATCCTCCTTTTATCCtatttattaaagaaaaaaaatcatttacccTATGCAATTTAGCAATTGTGCTTCTTACTCaagaaaggaaaaataatttttttaactcaACAATTAAATCCCTATCTTCGCAATTCCTTATTTATGTTGCAATTTTTTAATGAATGTCACCTTTGAATGTACCTTTTATAttgattattatataattttatataagcaaaaaaataacatatgattttattttaCTAATTTCAGCTAGCCCACCCAAGAAAAGAATCATGCATCCGCCCTTGCTCTACGAATGCAAGTTCCAATTTAGGGTTTGGGTTATGTGTCGGCTATACTGATGACTACAAGCTCTTTGTAGCTGATCTTACTAGGAATTTTGAGACTGTTGTGTATATGGAGATGTTCTCGTTGAGAGCTAACTATTGGAAAGGTATTCATGTCCCTGACCATGAGAGTGATGAatcggacttggattgtctgccctccccatcTAAAACCCTTCACATCTCCTCCTATttctgtggtcacggttaagccacgtcaacattttatattctcattactttttgtcttattatttctataaaaaaaaacaatataaaatattgacgaagcttaaccgtgaccacataaaataAGAGAGGATTAGAAGAGAAtgacagacaatccaagtctGTGATGAATCTGGCCTTGTAGATCTCGTCAGTCTTTTCAAATTCATATACAAGTCCAAAACAGGCATCCCAAACCATAGTTACCTCAATCCGGACATCACGAAAAAGTCAAAAAATTCACTTTCGAAGATATGACAACAGGAAATAATCCTTTAATCCTTAAATTGCTATTCTCCAATCACTTTTCTTCGCTAAATGTCGCTTCCTCCGTTTAATTTATTACATgtaaaataaccaaaattttgAGCATGAGGTGCGTGAAccctttttttgtcaaataatatattttgttaaattagatgttagattagctacCGACGGAGAACCAATGCTATCATGCAAGGGCTCAATTCCTTTCCACCATTGTGGTAAAGGACCACTTACAGGTGCATGAATCTTGGACTATTCTCTTTAAATttgacattggtgacctacatgTGCTGACCCATCGGAAATGGAATTTCTACGGTGATAAACCAATCTTCATTACTGAAAACGTATCTGTGAAATTGATCAGGATTGAATGTGTTAAAGAAGAGAAGCCTGTTTGCAGTCGCTCTTATAGCCTGAATGAGGTGCCGTTAAGTAATATATCTCTGACGCAGTTTGAATTCATCACCctataagggtgcgtttggtacgtgggacgggacgggacggaacgggacgaggcgttccgtcccgcgtttggtgcgccaaaaatgggtggaacgggctgttccacgggacagattttgagtgtttttgcgttccacctccccccctggaacgggtttgttccacgtttgTGGAacgcaatgttttaccattttaagacaaatataccccatgtctttttcaaaaattacaccttcgttccgtcccgtcccgtcccgtcccgtcccgttccgtcccgtcccgtcccgtcccgtcccgtcccgttccgtcccgtcccgtcccgttccgttccgttccgtctgcgtaccaaacgcacccttagtgtCTTTTTGTCAGGAGTTTAGTTTCATTTGTTTCTAACTAACCTTGCTTTATGTAGATTTGGTAGTCTTTCTATTCCTGCAATTCTGTATGAAGACTTTCGTTATCCCAATCCTATTTCTTAATTcttacatctacaacatctttgATCCGATCGAAAtaggatttggttttttttttttatatttatttcaaTGGCcagtaattttttatttcaccAGGTGGTTTGCTACCCGTTTATTTGGGACAGGGCATACCTTATTAACCTAAAAGTTTAGGACGTGCTTAATTTGACCTTGAGGTGACAATGAGTCACTCATCCATCACATAATCAATCTATTTAATGTCTTACTTAGTTATAAGTCGATGCTACTAGAAGTATTTTAGGGCTTGTTTACTAATCTGTAATCAAAatgagaggaattgaattgatggGGAGTTGGAATTGAATTCTTGTTGTAACTGTTTACTAAAGTtatctggaattggagtaaaAATAGTATTGATTTcgtataagttgtttactaatttacTGGAATCGAAATACCATCCAATACAATTACTAAAATGCCTTTATCGAAAATAAtaaattgtattattatttatatatactaattaataaaaacatttatttattaaaagagagaaaataaataaataaaaaataaaagaaatcctAATCAATCTTATCCCTTTTTCTCTttcgtcaaaaaaaaaaaaaaacttagggcttgtttggtatcctatttgaaattttttataatttctcaaaacatttcttaagaatttttcttgaaaacaattttctttaagactaaAACTGGACAAAAAGATTCATAAAAAGGGGGTCGAGAGAGAAATAGGAGAGAGGagaaaagaaagtaagagatgatcggagggaagagaaagaagtgagaagatcggaggagatagagaggaagatgagtgagagaaagaatcgagagaatgaagagagcggattggaggagagacgaaaaaagttaaaaaaaaaaaagagaagggggagagagaaagaagaaaagagagatagatttggagtgagagggaatgagggagagaaaagaaatgagtgagtttaagtttaaaaactctaaaaactcattttttgtgtttttagataataaactatatttttgagttagtcttgagttcagtttttaaaaataatcatacgaaacaagtttttaaggcctaaaacttgaaaattgtttttgagtttaaaaagttggattcaaataGAATACCAAACAGAGTCTTATCTTTCTATTCATAGAAACCCACTCCTCATCGCCAtcgtaactctctctctctcaatccaTTGCGTTATAATTTCAAGATTATCTGTTTCAAGTTCACGGCATCTAATGGCAAGTGGATTTTGGTTGGGTTGATGGCCTGGGGTGGTTGCGATGATCAGGGAAGGAGTGGCATTGGTCAAGGGCGCTGGGCAACAGAGGATGGATCTGCTCTGGTAATGAGAAGGGTAGTGTAGGAATATTGAAAATAAAGTGAGGGTATAATTGGTTGAAGATTTGCATTCCGGATTCCTCATAACACTTGGAATTGGATTACCACTTACATCTAAGAAATCCAATTCCACCAATAaaaggaattgaattccaaaatTTGTGTGGGCCCCACTGCTTTTTTAATTCTTCAATATTTAGTAATTAACACCGAAGTACTCTGTAATCGAAATTCAATTCCACATTTTCATTCCAATTACGGATATAAACACGCCCTCAGTATATTTTGCTGCAACAGATAACTTGGATTCCAGATGTTTAGAAAATCTGCTCTACATATCTAGACCTAGATAGCTCACCTAGCATAAGGTCGCTTGTAAACATTTGGTAGTTTAGGGACTTTGGAGCTTGGATCAAGAATGCTTTAAGACACAAGAAATTCAAAATGGCATTGCATTTTAGCAACTCATATTTCTTGTCGCCATAGCTATGGAAGTGTCGTATGGTGGCTTTTACAGAATCACCTTGTAGAGTTCCAGTAGCAATACCCGAAAATATTGAATCTTATTTTCCACTTGGGTATATAGCTTTGAGAGTTGTAACTCAAGTTCATATTGGCAGTATCTTACAGATTTTAATTTGTGGGCAGTGAAGTCAAATCTTGATGGTGTTAAATTTGAAGAGTGTGTTCTTTCAGTTCTTTGGTGCATTTTTATAAGACCCTTTTATTATTGCCGTTCATTTTGGCATAAATTAAACAACTGAATTGCTAGCTGAGAGTAAAACTAATGTATAACAAATGGCCGAAGGAAATAGACCTAAGGAATACAAAAGGGCGCATCAATAATTTACAGATTAGGTGTATGTGCTCTGTTTTGGATCCATGATACCTTGTCGAAAAAAGTGTGGCGTCCCAATTTAAACTCACTGGTTTGTTATGATATATGATGGATTTTAGCGCCGTTTGGGCTTCCAAAACTACATTTTAAATTCTATAATAAAAATCGGATCATTCGATTTAAGTATGATTAATGTTGTTCTTATTCCCAAAACCCTTGAGCCTTTCCGAGGCTGTTTTTGAGTCTATTTAATCCATTTGGCTCCCAATGTAATGCATCAATTTAGAAATAATCAAGACAACCTTTCGGTTTTATCCCAATCTCTAGTGGATTCCACAAACCTTTATTCTTCAAGATTTACGTTTGTAATCCTTTATGCTCGTGCTGCATCAAAAACTGTTTACCTGATTCGAAATAAAATGGAAGCCATATCCGTGCAAGAAAGAGACATAATTTGTTGAGGCAGGTGGGAATTTCAACAACTCAAAGAAAAAGACCGCGCATGACCACACCACTTCCAACTCAAGGTCCGGTGCCAATATGCTGACTTCCTAGAAGCGAAGGGTAGTACTTTCCGCCATTGGAAAACTGGTGGGTGCATTCCAGCAAGTCGTATTCCACTTTTAGAGACTAGTAAAACATTAATATCGTTCACATCCGTTGTAGCAAAAACAAATTGATAACTTTCAATATGGGCTTCGACTCTGATAGTGGAATACATTAGGTTTCTAAAAGCCCTCActacattttggtacaaaattaaaacttaagAGCTAGTTTGATAACcaatttgttttaagttttttattttatttttaattatatagaTTGATGAAAAATATGTGATCTGAAGATCAATGAAGATAGGCGAAGGATAGATGGTGAAAGTAGTGTGAATCGATGTTCTAAAAAGCAGTCTAGACAGCTAACCAGTACCACGATTAATTACTAAAAGGTTAGAAAATTAAGTATGGCAGCTACTTGGATCTAGGCAGAATaagtgtttgttttgttttttttttaattaactttgaGTCTTGACTCACCATTTCCCAGACAACAAAAAAGGAAACCAAGAATGCGATGTGGTCGTCTCTCTTTGCGATAGTTCTTTGATGTTTTCAATAAATCGTAGTactttatataatttatttatatttatatttttcattttaagttTCCCCATTACAAGTATAATCTTtgcttatttttttaaaaatatgtatatacacTTATTTGTATgtcatataataaatttaattaagataaaaaaaaaccttaggcCACTAGTTAGAACCCTACCCGCCGCTCGATAATGACCTAGCGATATTTAAAACATTGGTGTGAAGGGAATATGtttggaaatcaaacacaaaatttcTTGATTATGCTCCCTCAGCTGATTTTCAGAACGCCCTTTTGATTATTTCTTCGAATGGTGTAAAGCCCAAGTTTGGATGTTATAATCCACAACCCTTAGGTTCCATAAACTTTCCGGAGGCCGGATGAGGCGCTGAAGTTCCAGGTTAGGGGTCCATGTCCCCACGCTCATAGGTCGCCTATCGTAACCTCGCTTAATAGGGCTCGATCCTCCTAAGCTGCTAACCGAACACGACGAAATGGGCTAAAAGAAACTCCTCTAATACtatcaatttgaattttttagatTCTTCTAACATCATATATATTGATAAGTAAATATGGATGTAAATGAATCtgtaaaaaaacaaatgaaatgaCTTAAATTAATCCTTGCGATGTAATGAAAAAATCCTTTTGATAAGCATGCATAACTTTTGGTTATATTGGAGTTTCTAGAAATGAGGAGTTGGTTAATGAAACTAGAATAGGTTAGGTGGTTTGCATCCAGTGTGTTATCAGTTAGTACgttaaagaaaaaacaaaaactaaagaaCCAGAAAACTAGTCATGTCAAAAGAAATAGGTTTCTTTACCTTCTACACTCCTAAATTTAGACCCATACCCGCTCCTTGAGTTGTTTATAAATATGATCTCCGTTCATCCATTCCataaatcaaacaaatatttgtaatcACTTCATCAATTTAAGAAACATACACCTTGAGAAATGGACTCCTCAATCGGATATGCAACTTTCATTGCATCATTGCTCTTATGTCTTTCATCGTCTCCAACACCATTTGCAAATGCAAGAGCGTCTCCATTAATTAGAAGCGTTTGCAAGCAAACCCAAGACCAATTCGGCTACAACTACAAGCAATGCGTAAAATCTCTTTGGAAAGATATTCCAACTCGATCAGCATCTAATCTCAAAGATCTTGACACAGCCATTCTTAAATTAGCACTAACAAACGCACAACAAAGCAAAGCTTTCTTTGTCAATGCGCTCAACACCACCGGCAACAATATTGTTAAGGACTCTGGAGCAGTAAAACAATGTGCAGATTCATATGATTTTGCAGTAGACGGTTTCGCTTTCTCAATGCGAGGGATCAAAGATAATGACAAATCAGTCTCCCAAATACTCACACAAGTACAAGACGAAATTGTTCGTTGCGGAAAAGCATTGACCTCTACCGAAATTGAACTTCCTTATTTAGTATCTTCGACAAACTTTTTGACCATGTTATATAGGGATGTTGCATTCCTCATTACTTCCCAGTTATTCCATATCTAGAAAAGGCACGTGAACAATGTATTAAATTTAGCCGCATTACTTGAATACTAAATAATATACATATGATTACTctatatttaatttgtaaaagaaaagaaaatgaaaaattactgtaagaaaagaaaaagttgttTTAATATTGAATCCTTCTGTGTTGCTCTTTTGGTTGTCCATAGTACACACATACCCAAATATACTATACATTGAATTCTTAAGAACACAATTTGCCATGCATCTTCAATCTTGACAGCATAAGTGGAAACTTTCAAACTATAATTCTTTTATTGATTATTCAAATTTGAatagatgaagaaaaaaatgcatGGCAATGTGCATATATAACCATGATAGCATTTCCGATGACCGCACTACATGGAGTCACATTGATAC encodes the following:
- the LOC126615993 gene encoding uncharacterized protein LOC126615993; this encodes MDSSIGYATFIASLLLCLSSSPTPFANARASPLIRSVCKQTQDQFGYNYKQCVKSLWKDIPTRSASNLKDLDTAILKLALTNAQQSKAFFVNALNTTGNNIVKDSGAVKQCADSYDFAVDGFAFSMRGIKDNDKSVSQILTQVQDEIVRCGKALTSTEIELPYLVSSTNFLTMLYRDVAFLITSQLFHI